A window of Streptomyces sp. DG1A-41 contains these coding sequences:
- a CDS encoding acyl-CoA carboxylase subunit beta, whose product MLARVAELHALREQVLRGPSEQATQAQKAKGKLTARERIELLLDDGSFHEVESLRRHRATGFGLEAKKPYTDGVITGWGTVEGRTVFVYAHDFRIFGGALGEAHATKIHKIMDMALAAGSPLVSLNDGAGARIQEGVSALAGYGGIFQRNTKASGVIPQISVMLGPCAGGAAYSPALTDFVFMVRETSQMFITGPDVVKAVTGEEITQNGLGGADVHAEASGVCHFAYDDEETCIADVRHLLSLLPPNNRENPPSVFCDDPADRLTESLLTLVPEDGNRPYDMAKVIEEIVDDGDYLEVHERWARNLICALARLDGHVVGIVANQPQSLAGVLDIHASEKGARFVQMCDAFNIPIVTLLDVPGFLPGVDQEHGGIIRHGAKLLYAYCNATVPRISLILRKAYGGAYIVMDSQSIGADLTYAWPTNEIAVMGAEGAANVIFRRQIAEADDPEAMRARKVKEYKAELMHPYYAAERGLVDEVIDPARTRQVLIASLAMLHAKHAELPHRKHGNPPQ is encoded by the coding sequence ATGCTTGCCCGAGTGGCCGAACTCCACGCACTGCGGGAGCAGGTCCTGCGCGGCCCCAGCGAGCAGGCGACCCAGGCACAGAAGGCCAAGGGGAAACTGACCGCCCGGGAGCGCATCGAACTGCTGCTCGACGATGGGTCCTTCCACGAGGTCGAGTCCCTGCGCCGGCACCGGGCCACGGGCTTCGGCCTGGAGGCCAAGAAGCCGTACACCGACGGTGTGATCACCGGGTGGGGCACGGTGGAGGGCCGGACGGTCTTCGTCTACGCCCATGACTTCCGCATCTTCGGCGGCGCCCTGGGCGAGGCCCACGCCACGAAGATCCACAAGATCATGGACATGGCGCTGGCTGCGGGCTCGCCCCTGGTGTCGCTGAACGACGGCGCGGGTGCCCGTATCCAGGAGGGCGTCTCGGCGCTCGCCGGCTACGGCGGCATCTTCCAGCGCAACACGAAGGCGAGCGGGGTGATCCCGCAGATCTCGGTGATGCTGGGTCCCTGTGCGGGCGGTGCGGCGTACTCGCCGGCGCTGACCGACTTCGTGTTCATGGTCCGAGAGACGTCCCAGATGTTCATCACCGGCCCGGACGTCGTCAAGGCGGTCACCGGCGAGGAGATCACCCAGAACGGCCTGGGCGGCGCGGACGTGCACGCCGAGGCCTCCGGTGTCTGTCACTTCGCGTACGACGACGAGGAGACCTGCATCGCGGACGTGCGTCACCTGCTCTCCCTCCTGCCGCCCAACAACCGGGAGAACCCGCCCTCGGTCTTCTGCGACGACCCCGCCGACCGGCTGACGGAGTCCCTGCTGACCCTGGTGCCGGAGGACGGCAACCGGCCCTACGACATGGCCAAGGTCATCGAGGAGATCGTCGACGACGGCGACTACCTGGAAGTCCACGAGCGCTGGGCACGCAACCTGATCTGCGCGCTGGCCCGGCTGGACGGCCACGTCGTCGGCATCGTCGCCAACCAGCCGCAGAGCCTGGCAGGTGTCCTGGACATCCACGCGTCGGAAAAGGGCGCACGTTTTGTGCAGATGTGCGACGCGTTCAACATCCCGATCGTCACCCTCCTGGACGTCCCCGGGTTCCTCCCCGGCGTGGACCAGGAGCACGGCGGCATCATCCGCCACGGCGCCAAGCTGCTCTACGCCTACTGCAACGCGACCGTGCCGAGGATCTCGCTGATCCTGCGCAAGGCCTACGGAGGTGCGTACATCGTCATGGACAGCCAGTCCATCGGTGCCGACCTCACCTACGCCTGGCCGACCAACGAGATCGCCGTCATGGGCGCGGAGGGTGCGGCCAACGTCATCTTCCGCCGCCAGATCGCCGAGGCCGACGACCCGGAGGCCATGCGGGCCCGCAAGGTCAAGGAGTACAAGGCCGAGCTGATGCACCCGTACTACGCGGCCGAGCGGGGTCTGGTCGACGAGGTCATCGACCCGGCCCGCACTCGGCAGGTCCTCATCGCCTCCCTGGCGATGCTCCACGCCAAACACGCCGAGCTGCCGCACCGCAAGCACGGCAACCCGCCGCAGTGA
- a CDS encoding acyl-CoA carboxylase epsilon subunit → MSAERSLRVVQGSATPEEIAAVTAVLLAALSRAGADPGPPDRSRVRWRRPERQALFNPSRSWRR, encoded by the coding sequence GTGAGCGCCGAGCGTTCGCTGCGGGTCGTACAGGGCAGTGCCACCCCGGAGGAGATCGCCGCGGTGACCGCGGTCCTCCTGGCGGCGCTGTCCCGCGCGGGGGCCGACCCCGGCCCGCCGGACCGCTCCCGCGTCCGTTGGCGCCGTCCGGAACGACAGGCCCTGTTCAACCCGTCCCGCAGCTGGCGCAGATGA
- a CDS encoding acyltransferase domain-containing protein gives MTDDDYRGGERPVALLLPGQGAQYARMAAPLYEREPDFRMIVDEFLELMGEEGRRIRADWLGAHPVLPIDAGRRAQPLLFAVGYAVGLLLQRRGLRPGVLLGHSVGELAAATLAGVFDLPGAARIMLARCRVLATAPAGGLLAVAATPEDVESRLDPDLVERGVVVGAVNAPAQTVLAGPEALLGAVDRTLRDAGLVTRRVRAREPFHSPVLDEAALVFEEAVAAESPAPPRIPVRSARTGRLVRAEDAVDPAFWARQMAEPVLYWQALAGLLDDGAYVLVESGPGNSLSAPARRHRSVRSGATEVVCMLPTERGDCWATWTAALRRLEAMHGTTARV, from the coding sequence ATGACCGATGACGACTACCGCGGAGGCGAACGCCCCGTCGCCCTGCTGTTGCCGGGGCAGGGTGCCCAGTACGCCCGGATGGCCGCGCCGTTGTACGAGCGGGAGCCCGATTTCCGGATGATCGTCGATGAGTTCCTGGAGTTGATGGGGGAGGAGGGGCGGCGAATCCGGGCCGACTGGCTGGGGGCGCACCCCGTCCTGCCCATCGACGCGGGGCGGCGCGCCCAGCCGCTGCTCTTCGCCGTCGGCTACGCGGTGGGCCTGTTGCTCCAGCGGCGCGGGCTGCGGCCCGGCGTGCTGCTCGGACACAGCGTCGGCGAACTCGCGGCGGCCACCCTGGCCGGAGTGTTCGACCTGCCGGGAGCGGCCCGCATCATGCTGGCCCGCTGCCGGGTCCTGGCGACCGCGCCCGCCGGGGGACTGCTCGCGGTCGCCGCCACTCCCGAGGACGTGGAGTCCCGGTTGGATCCGGACCTCGTCGAGCGGGGCGTCGTCGTCGGCGCGGTCAACGCCCCCGCGCAGACCGTGCTGGCGGGCCCGGAGGCGCTGCTCGGCGCCGTCGACCGCACCCTCAGGGACGCCGGGCTGGTGACACGGCGGGTGCGGGCCCGTGAGCCGTTCCACTCGCCGGTGCTCGACGAGGCCGCGCTCGTCTTCGAGGAGGCCGTCGCCGCCGAGTCGCCAGCCCCGCCGAGGATTCCGGTCCGCTCCGCCCGCACCGGCCGGCTGGTCCGGGCTGAGGACGCGGTCGACCCGGCGTTCTGGGCCCGACAGATGGCCGAGCCGGTGCTGTACTGGCAGGCGCTGGCAGGACTCCTCGACGACGGTGCGTACGTCCTGGTCGAGTCGGGCCCGGGCAACTCCCTGTCGGCTCCGGCCCGCCGTCACCGCTCGGTACGCTCCGGCGCCACCGAGGTGGTGTGCATGCTGCCGACGGAACGCGGCGACTGCTGGGCGACCTGGACGGCTGCCCTGCGCCGCCTGGAAGCCATGCACGGAACAACGGCGCGCGTATGA